From the Brachyspira intermedia PWS/A genome, the window GAGAACCTCTTTATCCTAGAATGATCCCTTCTGTTAAATTAGATTCTTTAGGTTTCTATAGAACTAAAGATACTAAAGGTGGAGATTTCATCACTTACGTTAAAGACGTAACAATTGAGTACGATGTAGTAGTTGTTGATTTCGAAGAAGATATCGATGATGAAGCTACTTGGCAGTTATTAAAAACAGAAAACGATAGAAAACAAGCTATCGAAGCTGCTAGAATACGTGAGCAAGCTGAATTAAGAGATCTTGAACAAAGACGTATAGGTGACGGTGCTGCTGCTGATCAGGGTACTACTACTGATACAGGTGCTGCTGACACTGGTGCTGCTCAAGAACAAGCTCAATAATTAAATTAGTTTGGAAATAAAAGACTAATTAATAGATTAAGGGGAAACTTTAATAGTTTCCCCTTTTTTATTGTATTTTTTTCTATTTTACAATATAATTTGTATAAATTATATTTAAGGAGTTATTTATGAGAGTAATGAAACAACCTCTAATCAATAAAGATGATACTTTATATATATGTATAGATGAGCAGGGTAAATTAACAACTGCTGTTTATGATGCAGAATCTGTTATCAAAAATACTAATATGCTTTTTAGAGTTGCTGATATGCACAATATACCTGTTCTAGTTACAGAGCAATATCCTAAAGGTCTTGGTCATACTGATGAAAGAATAAAGTTTCCTAAAAATTGCAAACTATTTGCTAAAGAATATTTCAGCATATTTGGAGCAGAAGATTTTGTAGAAGAGTTTAATAAAATCAATAAAAAGAATATAGTTATTTTTGGTATAGAAACTCATGTATGCGTATATTATAGTGTTGTGCATTTGCTTGAAAATGGTTATAATGTGTATGTAGTTGCTGATGCTTGTACTTCTAGAACAAAAGAAAATAAAGAAATAGCTTTGGAACAAATGAGAAAACTTGGTGCAAATATTGTAAATACTGAAATGGTAATATTCGGTCATATAGAACATTGCAAAGTTCCTTGTTTTAAAGATGTTAGCAAATTATTAAAAGATAATTAATATAAATTTAGGAGAAATAAAATGGCTAGAAAAAAACTTATAGCAGGTAATTGGAAAATGAATAATTCCAATAAAGAGGCCTTAGAATTAGTTAATAGTTTGAAAGGTTTAGTTAAAGATGTTAAAGACAGAGATATTATGATAGCTCCTACATTTACTTGTTTAAGTGATGTTCATAATGCTATTAAAGGAACTAATATCAAATTAGGTGCTCAGAATTTATACTTTGAGGAAAAAGGTGCTTTTACAGGACAGATTTCTGCTGATATGCTTTTAGCTGTAGGATGTGAGTATGTTATTATAGGACACTCTGAATGCCGTGATATATTCGGTGAGAAAGATGAACTTATTAATAAAAAGGTAAAAAGAGCTTTAGATAAAAATCTTATTCCTGTTTTATGTGTAGGAGAACATTTAGAAGAAAGAGAAA encodes:
- a CDS encoding isochorismatase family protein, which translates into the protein MRVMKQPLINKDDTLYICIDEQGKLTTAVYDAESVIKNTNMLFRVADMHNIPVLVTEQYPKGLGHTDERIKFPKNCKLFAKEYFSIFGAEDFVEEFNKINKKNIVIFGIETHVCVYYSVVHLLENGYNVYVVADACTSRTKENKEIALEQMRKLGANIVNTEMVIFGHIEHCKVPCFKDVSKLLKDN
- the tpiA gene encoding triose-phosphate isomerase is translated as MARKKLIAGNWKMNNSNKEALELVNSLKGLVKDVKDRDIMIAPTFTCLSDVHNAIKGTNIKLGAQNLYFEEKGAFTGQISADMLLAVGCEYVIIGHSECRDIFGEKDELINKKVKRALDKNLIPVLCVGEHLEEREKGITSDIVSNQTKEAFKGLSEAEAKKVVIAYEPVWAIGTGKTATPQDADDVHKTIRETLKSLYNESVAEGMIILYGGSVNEKNADDLLNMPNIDGALVGGASLVADKFARIVNYVAK